Within the Solenopsis invicta isolate M01_SB chromosome 11, UNIL_Sinv_3.0, whole genome shotgun sequence genome, the region tatgtaaaaaattaaattttgttcttaaaaaaagttgtttaaatAACATATTGAAATTCAACATATTAAgctgcatacaaaaatattagaaaatattacttcgtagttatttattaattctattatcGGTTTCAGctgtttctcttctttttttatttcattctttgCAGTAATTTGCTCGGATTGCAATTTTACGATTTCCTGTTTTTTGGAAACAATTTTATCTCTTACTCCATTCATAGTTGACGTCAAGCCATCTACTTTTTCCTTGTGTTTGGTCAGTGCTATGCTATAGCCTCCTGCATTAAGTTCAACAATTCGTGTATTGCAAAAATgagtataaaataaagtatctaTTCCTATACCCGcgatttttttcatttgaagCAGATGCTGGTACTTCTCGTCGATTTTTCGTATGCAAACTTGATTTTCTATGTTCAATTGTTCGAAATCTATAGCGCGTAGAGCCTCGCCCAGCTCTTTTCTCTGCTTCAGCTGCAACTTGACTTTCCTTATCTGACACTTTATAGTAGCCATCTTCAATCTAATTTGTTCTATTACGCTGTCGATTATTTTTAACCATTCCTCTATAAATCTGCACGATAAACTTGCATGTCTTTATCAGATGTCTTTATCAGACTACATGATTATCAAgaaattaacatataattttaagatattaattataacacCTCATAAACTTTTCCGCTGGTATCTTCCCCGTAATGATATCTACGCCTTTCTGTACAATGTTCTCTTCAAACTCCTCCCTTGTTTTACAAGTTTCGCGGATGTTAATTTGATTTTCTTCCATTCGCGCTCGCagatatatctttttctttatcgACTTGTTTTCGATTTTTTCTATTGTCTTCTGTAATTCCTGAATCTCAGTGTTCGCCATTTCGATACGAAGCATGTACGTGATTCTacgatttaaaatattgtaattgcaattgaaaaaaggaagacaatTGTGTAATTGAAATTATAGAGTCCAGCGGACAGACTTTATGTGTGTTCCTGCCGTTGGTGCCCTGGCTGTTAAAAGACTTGGCGTGACGTGCCGACTTCCGGATCGCAAGCTGGCGACGCTCACTGAATCTTTGTCGCGATCATTCCCAAGACTTCCGGTTGCACTTATAACGGGTGACGCGAGACCGTGTTGAGGTGCGATTTTCTGTATACGCTTAGCGGTTTCTAAGATTTGCGCTATTGCTAAACAAGATATGTTGAaagttaacattaatattattatatccgCGAGAGtatcaattaaaatagaaatgtgagaatttcagaaaaatttaacatgaacaaaaattgatttaaaaaattactttgaatacTTTCAGGATCTCGACGTGCGAGATATCGTTCAAAAATGTCATTTTCTAACCTCAGAtataaatttgaacaaataatattttcaagagCCTCTTGTAATTCTGTTTCTAGCATACCTAGAGATGAATAAAGCTTTTTATGATTTGTAAGGTCTAATTGAGTTATATAGATTACCTTCATAATAACTGAAATTATCCTGTTTAGAAACTAAAGATCCGATACTGAAAGCACTGCTTTGTTGTTGGTACATATTTAATCTTCAAGTTTAGtatttaaatatagtaatttttttaaattattaaaaattttacagtttATTAAGAATATCTCTGAttacataatacatttaaaCAATTCCGCTTATATGTCACACAaacatgaatataaattatagctATCTTCAAGTACTACTTTctaagaaaatatctttttggataaatcaagtaaatttgcaatttaaatttagcaattttattttacactaatatttttaaaaatgtacacAAAATTACATGGCACACATATCGAAGAGTACTTATTAAATTtcacatcacagaaatatttttaaatattgtgcttCACACTCGTGCAGCTATTTAATGAtgcacataatttataattattgataatatgcttatagatatatttatttatattaatatcacacGAAAAATCTAACTAGGCAAGTCAAGATGTGCATTTAGGATTCTTCCAATAAACTTTCTTGCTGTATTTCGACGTCATTGATGTATAAAACGTACGCTATACCAATCTCTTTTTGTTCCGAACTGAAAGATCTGATAGTAGCTGGTAAATCGCCAACGGAGAAAAGAATTTCTGCACCGCCATCCATGAATTCGTTCTATtacaaatcattaattaatttatatatttggtatattttaattaattaaaacgtttGCTGTACATAAAAACACATAATAGAAATTTCTACTCTTATCTTTACCTCAACTTCCACTTCTTGTCCATTCACCCAAACACTGTGAGCATGTTTATCtgcaaatatcataaaaataagagtCATGTATTTCAGGTGCATAGTTATTACTTAATTACCTAATACAATTCTATATTCTTCATTTCCCACTTTGGCCAACCAAGTATCTAGTATTTTTGATTGCGACTGGACAAATTGCTTGTAGCTCTTTCCATTCACCCACAACGAGTAAGAATATTTCAAacctatttatatataattattgcattaataaaataataaatttatctttgtgAGAATAAGATGATTACGTTCTACCTGGCATTGGATCGACTCTGATCACAAACTTGGTGTTATTGAACATAAAGACTTCATCCCCGACTAAGCGAAACATCCAATCTCTGTAAACTACATTATTGCCATCGATTTTTACCACACGTCGGCCTGTTGCTGTTCCATGTTCAAACTCTACCACGTGATTCCCATCGCTTAAAGGAATGGTCCATTTGGCGGTAGGTTCGTCCGCTGAAGTTTCCAAATTGTgaaggcttctaaataaatgttaaataaacgttattttattttacactcatATAGCACCAAAAATTtagtatattaaaatgtataaccTGTCAAAAAGCGCGCGCGTTACGttcgtataaattataatttcagtaaaagtaaaattaaaataattatttattattttaatattacatttacgaaattataaattaatattaaacgcaAGGTACTGTTAAGAGCAAATGATATTTGACACGTGATCGATATCACTTTCAAAACTTTtgacaataattacaaaatacagcGTTAGAGACTATGTAATAATGATTGGTTAGGGATTATagaatgtgtatatatttatacaaatattaacaaaCTTTTGCATGCATGTGTACATGTGATATACGTTCAAACaaactttcattaaattaataaaattgtacgtTCTTTACCATGCTATAACAGGAGCCATCAATGCAACCACAAACCACAAGTGCAATGTTGCAATGCCGACCTTGACATTGTGCAGCTTATATTTacggaaataaaaatattggtaaCTATTTAGATACAATAGATTGAAATGATTTATGTGTTAAATAATCTTTTGagaataaaaacacttttataacTCAAATTTGTATAGTTTGCTTACCGAAGTAGAACGCCTGCCATGTTTCTTGTACCTACACCTGTACTGGCCTCATTATTGATCGGCCTTACTGCGACTATTCTCACAATCAATAATCGAGTCATTTTATACGTCATGCCATGCAATGTTATTCTTTTAAATCTGTTGTAGTAACGTTTGTTTTTATACTGTTTTGGCTGCAtgaattgtatttattaataatatgtgtaacatgataaataattaattattctataatatataattattttataatcaaaagttataaaaaatataacattttttaattagcaGTATCTTGATTAAAAACTCATCACTTAATTAACATGATAAAATTCTacttaattttaagttaaaattaaatattgtcttTTTCAAATCTCAATATCAATGgattagaataataaattaaaacaatagcAAGTAAGCAcataatgaaacatttattacgtaaaaatcaaatacaaaatataaaagatcaaaatataaatgtaattttgtgcACCAATTTCAGTTTGCATTAGCAGGTAACAATTTACCTGTGCATGATCCGAATCCAACTCTATAACCATCGCCAACACAATAAcctgaaaaataatgttaataaattgttatataattttaggtaaataataaattattattacttaccgCGAATGATCACCTCATCGCCATCCTGAAGGAATTTTCTTGTAGTACCATCTTTTAACGGAATGGTATGTGTGCCTTTCCAAGACAACTCCAGCATACAACCGTAAGAATCCGGCtcctaatttaaatattttatatcatggaatttgtattgtaaaatcataatttacggaatttgaaaaaaagtagatGTCACAAAACAAACCGATGGGTAAAATATGagacatatatatttattataataataacgtcGATTATAGTAATAATCGCAGTTTGAACTTACAGTTCCACTTATAGTGCCGGAAGCCATCAAATCGCCAGGATTAATGTTGCACCCGGTGACCGTATGATGCGCTAATTGCTGTCGCGGAGTCCAATACATATACTTGAAATTACTCCTGGTCAAGGTTGTGACTACACCACTTGGAGCTGCAAAGCAATTAGAGAGAATCgtaataaactataataaattataataaaataaaataaataaatgaaatgaatACAGAAACTCTAGAGAATAACTCTAataagaaaagtaataaaaaggtTTCCACTCACGTTTCAGATCAACTTCCAATTTAATATCAAAGTTACAAGATTCGTCATGTTGCAAATAAGGAAAGGGTTCTGGATCTTGAGCCATATTTGGTACCTTAAAAGGCTCTAGAGCTTCCATCGTAACAATCCAAGGAGAAATTGTAGTGCCCAAATTCTTTGAGCCGAATGGTCCTAATGGGACGTATTCCCATTTTTGAATATCCCTTGctacaaaacaaaaaatcagaagtacaataatataaatatatttaaattaagtaaagcGTAATTTCTGTTAATTATATCTTACCGCTCCAATCATTCATTAAAACCATCCCGAAGATGTGATCATGCGCCTTCGAAGCTGGTATGGTATCTCCAAGATTTGTAGGTGGTCCACCGACGAAGAAGGCAACTTCCAGCTCAAAATCCATTAATAAACAACGTCCATAAACAGGTGCTGCACCTTCAACCGGGCATGTTTGACCATACGGTCGCTTTATGGGTGTGCCTGACACAACAACGGAACTTGCTCTTCCGTGATAACCGACTGGTAAGTATTTCCTATACATAcataaacgttttatttatatagtttttaaagtatacaagtatataataataatttattaaaacaccATTATTACCAATTTGGCATCAAAGGATTCTCTTTACCACGGAACATGATGCCGACATTTGTAGCATGATTAATAGATGAATAAAAATCAGTATAATCGCCAATTTTGGCTGGTAAATGCATCGTAGCATCTTTCTGTGCGACGAAAAccctaataaaaaatataagaagatAATGATTACAAGGTGCTTTCTAAAGATCTATGATGTATAcgttatattagtattatatatatgatatattagtaataatgaaatatttattaataatattaaattgttgattttttaCTTAGAGCGGACTTCTGGGTCTTGCAAAGTATGATTATTGACAGAAAGAAGATCTTGAAGTTTTGCTCTTGCTTCTAGCCATGCTGGTCTTCCAAGAGACATGAAATCGTTGAGGCAATCACGACGAAACACATCCTGCTTACTTTGTAACAATggtccatcaaaataatttgcgATAGcatccaaatttaaaatttcgttACCGATTGCTACTCCTATCTTTTTATCtggctaaaatattttaaataaatattatttttatcttatatatactttataataatactgttattatataattattaaaacgttactataattatgcaaattttaatagcaaacctaataaatctaataattctttgatattataaaataatatgatttatgaGAATTTatagcacgcatttgttatttctaatataataatatgttaaaaatacatatccgtcgataaatcatgctcctatgataaaaagtgggtacaatcattaatgaacaccctgtataatcaTGTTAAAACTATCGAATGCAAGTTACCAACTAAtggtatcaaaataaaattgctactAGACGGCGTTGAATGCTAGCAAGAACGAAATGATCGAAGACATTCCATTCTTTATTCAGATTCACATTATGATGAAATGTACTATTTATGCTCAATTTCTATTCTATTATGCAACTATTCTAACaatctcaaaaatattatataaatttataaaggaTTATCTTTTATCTCTATATAATTCATGATTCTCTAAATTCCAATAAAGTCGAAGATGCGTAGTCATACATCTATATTTAACTGCATAATGATGACGTGGCATGATTTATATGAAAACTATGatgcaattttttgttttgctcACCTTGTCCTTTGTAGAGAAGACGCCGTATGGCAAATTTTCAATCGGAAAATCGCACGATGTTGAGTAATCGATGAAAGATTTCATGGTTACAGCTGCTACGACCGACTGTCGGACGGTTTCTGTCGCAAACGCCACTAAAGAAGATCTGATAACTAGCGTTCGAGATAGCTTCCCACCGAGCTGGACTGGGAAGGAATTTATACACCTGTTTACAATACTCGCTATGGGCGAGCCACTGGTTTAACTAGTTCCATACATAAATGCAacgaaatctatttttattttaccttgAATATTGATTAGTTAAACTTGTCGCGAACAAAATGATTATTGCATAACACATCTATATATTTTggcttactttttttttgatcGATAAATTCTTTGATACTAAATTAGAATAAGCTTCTTAAAGTGTAATTGCTCTTTAAATtgctaatttgtttttttttttaacgtatgtCAAAAATACGAACAAAACTTACATTTCCATTTGACATTCCAGGGGTGTGCCGAGATCTTTTTCTGAATGTCTTCCAGgtgtcgttttatctttattgtttttcaaacgttagacaaagataaaatgtcACCTAAGTAGGTATCACCTATTAGAATACGATAGAGAATGCTAGAACTTCTATTATAAGTttcttataaatctttttttataaatgttatagaACTCGACGATATATATAATAGGATTCATATCTAAATTTGCGAGCGTCGACGATACAACttacagaaaataatacaaactaGAATAAAGCATAGAAATTCTATTGTTTTATGTCAGTTTCTTTTAccaaagtaataaaaatgttcaCGCAAAATTTATATGctcgatatattttatatttgataagtTAGAGGATTTATGTGATTTGAAAGAATACATGcaaagggggagggggattcAGATGAATTACGTATTGATTTGGGATAACAGCAGTTTATTTAGACATTGATATACAGTGGATAATAAGGGCAATTAGGTGTAGATGGTATTCGAACAACATAGTTATGTGTCAGTAAACATCTCTACATCGCCGCACATACTCTTAACTTTCGCTTCTCGTTCACATATCAACGACATCTTACGCACacgcatgtacatatatatattttttctatgtatatatatatgtatatataaatgtatttctcATTACAGTATACAAGGACAGCTTTCTCCTCGAAAGTATATTTCGAGATCTTCTCACTAAAGACTAATCAATACTCTCATCGTTTGGAAGACGTGGGACTTTGTTGTTGCTTTGCTTCGTTATCAACTTAGACTAATAATTAGACTAATAATTAATGAGACGACTTCTAAAGTCGGCGCGATTAATCGCCAGTAAAGGAACTTAGTTATATTAATGACATATTTATCGGTAAGATGATCTATCTCGTTAACACAATCGAAGTAAAAGATTTATTCGATTACGTATATGCGTATTTCTCGTCGATGTAGACTATCAAATAAGGCTTTTAAGAAGAATTTTAAGAAGATGATTAAAATCCAATGTAATGTACAATATAACATATGAAATAGAGTGCAAGAGATGGCATATGGTAAGAATGCactacaaaatataaattgttgcaTTTTAGAAGATGTATATATAGTATTTGAATACATGCAATATATGTGCATAATATCATgtaagaattaaatataatatatatgtttattttaaaagaagtttatatttaaaattttatatcgcgccaacaatatgtaaaatattcacacGCATTAAAATGGGATTTTATATACAAACTTTTATAATACGAGATTCACTGATTatctacaaaaaataatataacattctCAATTCTCTAAATTGTACAAGTAGTATAATTTACCTAATAAATCGGTATTTTAATACTTTGCTACattaatactaatattaattgttaatattcatAAGATCGACCGCAAATGTGTGTAAAGATGTTTTTTTACACATTCTAAAGAAAAATGCGGTATCAAAAACATGTCAGTACGTTTGCTAATTGTACAGGCAAATAAAGTGGTTGGGAGTCTACAGGGACGAGTATACTTTCGGTACAAATATATCACTCTTTGCTTAAAAAACGATCATTTACACGGGAATTAATAAGACGTGTATATAACCACGAGAGAGATTCGTTTATGAGTAGCATTGATTACTATGTCGGCAGTGCCAACGACTATGTCTAAAAAAACTCGCAACGCCGATAGAATTATGAACAATAATTAACAGTGATTCGATAGAATTCTTCTTTACAGGTATCGGTTTGCTGGTCAGATGAATTGTTTAATTCATTTTCTTCtcgaaaaatacattttgtccCTTCTTTGACGCATAGTGATTGCAAATGAATTGCTTGAACTCTGGATCAACAGATacaatttaatcttataaaCAGCATTTCGAATTAGCAATATTAGCTGTTTAAAAGTTGCTTTATGAAAGCTTTGATACATGTTTACGCAAATCACAAATCAATAACAAtgaaaattcttattaatagcttattatgtaaaaatattcaaatttaatgacaataaaaatttttattaatgactttttatgtaaaaatatgtatgaaagaaaatacattctaaagagaaaaatagatttttttagtcttttttttacctaaaaatgtgaacatattttgaaatgacttaattactttctttttaatgaattttgtcTTTATTTGTCTCATTGAGGCAGAGTTcagcgtatatatatatgtatatataacgtgtttcatattttacacattACAAACGTTTCAAATTGAATTGACATCACCCGCTATAATCCAACAACCAAGCGCTTTCATTTAAATACATAGGATAACATCTTTGGCATTAAATTACAGATAACAGGATATATCGATTGTTTTCTACTTCGATTAATCCTGTATTAATTTAATCCCGGCACTAATTGCGGCTCCCCATCTAAATGTATTCATCTAAACTTAAGCTAATTGTCACGACGGCACGGCAGTCGTCGGCAGAAAAAGAAACGCGATATAATCCGAAGATGCATGTGTACATAAATACACTTATAGTTCTTGTATAATTACATCTAGATATTTCATATTACTTACTTAAATACCTTTTTCTGTTACTCCGTATTGGCGAGTGAATTTGAAATCTATAGAATTGCAAGTGTCGAACAGATCGAAACGCTTGTCGTTATTCATAACAATAAATTCACTGTATTTGTAATGTATATTACGCAATTATtcgtataatgtaaaataacgaTTACAAAGATGTAAGTGGAAATCAGttattcatacataataaatttcaagaaattacaAGATTACACTTTTCTCGGGAATCAATATGAGATTTCTAgaatatattgaaaatgattGTTGCATCGTACAATCTCTTGTGACGTGCAATCATTACTTTCAATAGTGTATGTATGACGTTTTGAATGAAACAATCAATTTCTAACAGAATCGTTGACTTAATTGTCAGTGATAATCGTTCGCACGAATATTTGAAAAAGCATGTACTTTCATGGGTTTGTGTTTTGTATTCTTAAAATTTCAacactaaatatatatataatatatgctttgatatatttatatatttatacttttatatatatatctatattaaatatatattagtacTCTCCTTTCGATTAGAACTGTTTAacagtaaattataatatacatatattttttgtatataatatagatGAAGTCCATAACGTTGTCTTTTCGCAAACAATCGATAAATTATAAACTCCGTCAATATCCCAACAGAATAACGCCCGATGTTAAATCTATATTCTATGGAAAAGTAATGTAGTATTTTTGCTATCTATCCCTAACGCCACGGCGATAGAAATTCTCTATTCCGTAGCTATTGGCTGACGATTCGTTGCAAATCGTACAATGGGGACAGAGCAACACTTAAACTCCGACATATTAGCCACAGCGCTTATAATTTACattctaaatgaatttttacactATCCGAAAACAGAACTGCTTTCGCTTCAGTGGACAAACTGCagattttgattaaattacgataaatatttttatttgaatgagTGGAAATCCATTTTTGTACgatttcaataattttgcataattttcaaCAAACTTGTCAAACAATTTTAGCTTTGTAGccataattaagtaatttaaaagatttgagAAATATTTGAGATGTTTGATAACCAATGAATAAGAAGGGAGGCTAATAAGAGCGTAAGACACAGTAAATGGTATACAATCATCAAATAAACGATACAAAAATcgttaacaaattaaatatatttaatgtaacgtgtttataaatataaaatattcgcaAGAAGAAAACAtcctttataaatttaaacaaccACTTGTAACTTCGTACCTAAATCTTTCAGAACCAATTCGATCATCCACAAAAGTAAcatgtacattaaaaaatagccttttgatacaaattttgaaCAACGACATCCTAATCCGCGTttcgagataaaaaaatttgatttggcTGTTCCATTCGGAAAGCGGATGTACACTATTATTGCTTCGGTTAATGAGTGATTGACAATGTTATCACTTGCGTAAATATTATCGAGCAGAGCAAAAAATAACGAATCTGCGTAGCTTAAGGCCGGAAGCATCTTTAACTTTGTAACTTGATTTATAACTTCGTTTCTTGGATATGCTGTGTATTTCGTTTAAATCTAGAAAACTTATATactacgtatattttttttttttcgacgtGCAGGTAGCTGCTGCAAACTGGTCTCACAATAAAGAAGCGTGTAACTACACATTAATAACCCTTTACTAACATTCTCGCCTTTTTTTTAATGGTAAGATTTACGATTgccaaattaaattattctactGATAAACTACAGTATATCGACTCTtccaaatattgtaaaacattttatagaaCGATGAATGAACGTTTATAGGCCAATGCGTAACAGTCTAATGAATACTaccaaaaatgttttctttgttTGATTTGACCAAAGtttaaatactaaattaatttgaatttgataGTTTCacacatgtaaaataaaatttacaaaattatattgtaatcttaatttaaaaaatgaaatcttactcaaacaaaataaataacttaCATTATTGAAATGTAGTTTTATTTGGCaggaaagattaaaaaaaataaaaccgaAAACATTTTCAACTTTTATGTTTTCTCCTATCGTGATATTAAAATCGTCTACTTCATCGTATGTCTTACGTTCGTATTGGTAGCTGAATTTTGTAACCTGAGCCCcgaatttgtaacatttttagaaCGTGTCACGAAAAGTGCACTCATGGATGCAGTTTTGCCAATGATGTGTACCAGTCGGCTAATCGCTGCACATCGTACGATTAACGCCTATGTGTGGACAGATTTCTTACAAGTCATGGCCCAATCGATCCATCTCAGACAGGAGAAAATCGATGTCGGCCTCCGTTACAGCGGCGCTggaaataatattcctgaagaAGTTGGGCCGTCGATCGTCCGG harbors:
- the LOC105194709 gene encoding coiled-coil domain-containing protein 113, with the protein product MATIKCQIRKVKLQLKQRKELGEALRAIDFEQLNIENQVCIRKIDEKYQHLLQMKKIAGGYSIALTKHKEKVDGLTSTMNGIPSVIDYIKLRIKLRELQRIHKQLSRQRGIQQITLKSRSQSQDVL
- the LOC105194682 gene encoding fas apoptotic inhibitory molecule 1 is translated as MTYKMTRLLIVRIVAVRPINNEASTGVGTRNMAGVLLRSLHNLETSADEPTAKWTIPLSDGNHVVEFEHGTATGRRVVKIDGNNVVYRDWMFRLVGDEVFMFNNTKFVIRVDPMPGLKYSYSLWVNGKSYKQFVQSQSKILDTWLAKVGNEEYRIVLDKHAHSVWVNGQEVEVENEFMDGGAEILFSVGDLPATIRSFSSEQKEIGIAYVLYINDVEIQQESLLEES
- the LOC105194683 gene encoding fumarylacetoacetase, with amino-acid sequence MKSFIDYSTSCDFPIENLPYGVFSTKDKPDKKIGVAIGNEILNLDAIANYFDGPLLQSKQDVFRRDCLNDFMSLGRPAWLEARAKLQDLLSVNNHTLQDPEVRSKVFVAQKDATMHLPAKIGDYTDFYSSINHATNVGIMFRGKENPLMPNWKYLPVGYHGRASSVVVSGTPIKRPYGQTCPVEGAAPVYGRCLLMDFELEVAFFVGGPPTNLGDTIPASKAHDHIFGMVLMNDWSARDIQKWEYVPLGPFGSKNLGTTISPWIVTMEALEPFKVPNMAQDPEPFPYLQHDESCNFDIKLEVDLKPPSGVVTTLTRSNFKYMYWTPRQQLAHHTVTGCNINPGDLMASGTISGTEPDSYGCMLELSWKGTHTIPLKDGTTRKFLQDGDEVIIRGYCVGDGYRVGFGSCTGKLLPANAN